A genomic region of Methanobacterium sp. SMA-27 contains the following coding sequences:
- a CDS encoding signal peptidase I encodes MSNTREIFSYVAIIIIGIILAQHMNVVVSGSMEPVFYRGDVVVIEKTDFLGIQEINPDDLKIGDIVIYRATWFPEPVIHRIIATGTDSNGTPYYTTKGDNNPVQDPAPVYHDQVMAKVISFGNTPFVIPKVGYITLWIRGL; translated from the coding sequence ATGTCTAATACCCGGGAAATATTTAGTTACGTGGCAATAATTATCATAGGAATAATTTTAGCGCAACATATGAATGTCGTGGTCTCTGGAAGTATGGAACCTGTCTTTTATAGAGGAGACGTTGTTGTAATAGAGAAAACAGATTTTTTAGGTATACAAGAAATTAATCCAGACGATCTGAAGATCGGAGATATAGTCATCTATAGGGCCACTTGGTTCCCAGAACCAGTTATACATAGAATTATAGCAACAGGAACTGATTCAAATGGAACTCCATATTATACAACAAAGGGAGATAACAATCCAGTTCAAGATCCTGCGCCTGTTTATCATGACCAGGTAATGGCTAAAGTAATCAGTTTCGGCAATACTCCATTTGTAATCCCAAAAGTAGGATATATAACCCTTTGGATAAGAGGTTTATAA